One stretch of Brachyhypopomus gauderio isolate BG-103 chromosome 8, BGAUD_0.2, whole genome shotgun sequence DNA includes these proteins:
- the LOC143521118 gene encoding odorant receptor 131-2-like, whose amino-acid sequence MVVNDMIQLTFAVVMNIISYVFYTINVSFCCFLLMIAVFTTINTPLNLASMAVERYIAICNPLRYTQICTVRKTYVLIGLIWLVGTIPVLPDLFYLLATQPMEFFNSRIFCNRDTVFHDPYLIEKKNISHLLYLSFVFLTLVYTYFRVALTARAAGSDARKARNTILLHVLQLMLCIFTYIGPLLESLLISHFPVFAMELRFMTYIFVHVLPRLISPVVYGLRDQMFRTYLKKQLVCNVQLGGIKQQTQPF is encoded by the coding sequence ATGGTTGTGAACGACATGATCCAACTAACCTTTGCCGTGGTGATGAACATAATTTCTTATGTCTTCTACACAATCAACGTCTCTTTCTGCTGCTTCCTACTAATGATCGCAGTGTTCACCACGATCAACACACCACTCAATCTGGCCAGCATGGCTGTAGAACGCTACATTGCCATATGCAACCCACTGCGCTATACACAGATATGTACGGTGCGTAAGACCTATGTCCTAATTGGCCTGATCTGGCTGGTGGGCACCATCCCTGTCCTCCCTGACCTGTTCTACCTCCTTGCCACCCAGCCCATGGAGTTCTTCAACTCTCGCATCTTCTGCAACCGAGATACTGTGTTCCATGACCCGTACCTGATAGAGAAGAAGAACATCTCACACTTGCTCTACCTTTCCTTTGTGTTTCTCACTCTGGTCTACACCTACTTCAGGGTTGCGCTTACCGCCAGGGCTGCAGGCTCAGATGCTAGGAAGGCTCGCAACACAATCCTGCTGCACGTACTGCAGCTGATGCTCTGCATATTCACCTACATCGGCCCACTCCTCGAGAGCTTGCTCATCTCGCACTTTCCAGTGTTTGCAATGGAGCTGAGATTCATGACCTACATCTTTGTGCATGTCCTACCAAGGCTAATAAGTCCTGTAGTGTATGGCTTGAGGGATCAGATGTTCCGTACATACCTGAAAAAGCAATTGGTGTGCAATGTGCAGCTGGGAGGGAttaaacaacaaacacagcCCTTCTAA